One part of the Arabidopsis thaliana chromosome 1 sequence genome encodes these proteins:
- a CDS encoding hexokinase — MDLFLSKSRLKMPFSFEYLYHYESMTKTDCIKRRHYIPLMIINTEWGGFSKVLPQTIFDQEMDAESPNRGEHLYEKMVSGMYLGEIVRRVLLQMCETSDLFGQFVPGGNLSKPFALKTEHLNKMQEDTTDDLQTVGLVLYNILEVEANLQERRRVVEVCDTVVKRGGRLAGAGVNARIKQVRKWDL; from the exons atggatttgtttttgtcgaaAAGCCGTTTGAAAATGCCGTTTTCATTTGAATACTTGTACCACTATGAGTCTATGACTAAAACCGATTGCATCAAACGAAGGCATTACATTCCACTTATG ATCATAAACACTGAGTGGGGAGGATTCTCTAAGGTTCTTCCGCAGACCATTTTTGACCAAGAGATGGATGCGGAAAGCCCGAATCGTGGTGAACAT TTATATGAGAAGATGGTCTCAGGGATGTACCTTGGTGAAATTGTGAGGAGGGTTTTGCTCCAAATGTGTGAAACTAGTGACTTGTTCGGTCAATTCGTTCCTGGCGGCAATCTCTCCAAACCCTTTGCACTCAA GACCGAGCATCTAAACAAAATGCAAGAGGACACTACAGATGATCTTCAGACTGTTGGATTAGTCCTATACAACATTTTGGAG GTAGAGGCAAATCTGCAGGAAAGGAGGAGAGTGGTGGAAGTGTGTGACACAGTAGTGAAACGCGGAGGGCGTCTAGCAGGAGCTGGTGTTAATGCACGAATTAAACAAGTACGAAAATGGGATCTCTag